A single region of the Lotus japonicus ecotype B-129 chromosome 4, LjGifu_v1.2 genome encodes:
- the LOC130711487 gene encoding G-box-binding factor 1-like isoform X1 yields the protein MGTGEESTAKPSKSSVSTQEIPTAPSYPDWSSSMQAYYASGAAPPPYFASTVASPTPHPYMWGSQHPLMPPYGTPVPYPALYPPGNIYAHPGIAVTPSPMQQSTEIEAKGTNGKDRDSSKKLKGTSANTCAKAGESGKAGSGSGNDGNSHSAESGSDGSSSASDENTNQQESATNKKRSFDQMLVDGANAQNNSAGAISQSPVPGQPATNLNIGMDLWNASSGAPGAVATSAIMGREVVLSEQWIQDERELKRQKRKQSNRESARRSRLRKQAECEELQKRVEMLGNENQTLREELRKLSEECEKLTSENSSIKEELDRLCGPETVANLG from the exons ATGGGAACTGGGGAAGAGAGCACAGCTAAACCTTCTAAGTCATCTGTGTCAACTCAG GAGATACCTACAGCACCATCATATCCAGATTGGTCAAGCTCTATGCAG GCCTATTATGCTTCTGGAGCCGCTCCACCTCCCTATTTTGCCTCAACTGTTGCTTCCCCAACTCCCCATCCCTATATGTGGGGAAGCCAG CATCCTTTAATGCCGCCATATGGGACTCCCGTCCCGTATCCAGCTTTATACCCTCCTGGCAATATCTATGCTCATCCTGGCATTGCAGTG ACTCCAAGTCCTATGCAGCAAAGTACTGAGATTGAAGCGAAGGGAACTAATGGAAAAGATCGAGATTCATCCAAAAAATTGAAGGGAACCTCTGCAAATACATGTGCCAAAGCAGGGGAGAGTGGAAAGGCCGGCTCAGGTTCAGGCAATGATGGCAATTCACATAG TGCTGAAAGTGGTTCAGACGGTTCATCAAGCGCTAGTGATGAGAATACTAACCAACAG GAATCAGCTACAAACAAGAAGCGAAGCTTTGACCAGATGCTTGTTGATG GAGCCAATGCACAGAACAATTCTGCTGGTGCCATTTCTCAATCCCCTGTGCCTGGACAGCCTGCAACTAATCTTAATATTGGAATGGATTTATGGAATGCATCTTCTGGCGCCCCTGGAGCTGTTGCTACTTCGGCCATAATGGGACGTGAGGTTGTACTTAGTGAACAATGGATACAA GATGAACGTGAGCTAAAAAGACAGAAAAGAAAACAGTCTAACCGAGAGTCAGCTAGGAGGTCAAGACTACGCAAGCAG GCTGAGTGTGAGGAGTTACAAAAGAGGGTGGAAATGCTGGGAAATGAGAATCAAACTCTTAGAGAAGAGCTCCGGAAACTTTCTGAAGAATGCGAGAAGCTTACATCTGAAAATAGTTCTATTAAG GAAGAGTTGGACCGGTTGTGTGGGCCAGAAACAGTTGCTAACCTTGGATGA
- the LOC130711487 gene encoding G-box-binding factor 1-like isoform X2, whose translation MGTGEESTAKPSKSSVSTQEIPTAPSYPDWSSSMQAYYASGAAPPPYFASTVASPTPHPYMWGSQHPLMPPYGTPVPYPALYPPGNIYAHPGIAVTPSPMQQSTEIEAKGTNGKDRDSSKKLKGTSANTCAKAGESGKAGSGSGNDGNSHSAESGSDGSSSASDENTNQQESATNKKRSFDQMLVDGANAQNNSAGAISQSPVPGQPATNLNIGMDLWNASSGAPGAVATSAIMGREDERELKRQKRKQSNRESARRSRLRKQAECEELQKRVEMLGNENQTLREELRKLSEECEKLTSENSSIKEELDRLCGPETVANLG comes from the exons ATGGGAACTGGGGAAGAGAGCACAGCTAAACCTTCTAAGTCATCTGTGTCAACTCAG GAGATACCTACAGCACCATCATATCCAGATTGGTCAAGCTCTATGCAG GCCTATTATGCTTCTGGAGCCGCTCCACCTCCCTATTTTGCCTCAACTGTTGCTTCCCCAACTCCCCATCCCTATATGTGGGGAAGCCAG CATCCTTTAATGCCGCCATATGGGACTCCCGTCCCGTATCCAGCTTTATACCCTCCTGGCAATATCTATGCTCATCCTGGCATTGCAGTG ACTCCAAGTCCTATGCAGCAAAGTACTGAGATTGAAGCGAAGGGAACTAATGGAAAAGATCGAGATTCATCCAAAAAATTGAAGGGAACCTCTGCAAATACATGTGCCAAAGCAGGGGAGAGTGGAAAGGCCGGCTCAGGTTCAGGCAATGATGGCAATTCACATAG TGCTGAAAGTGGTTCAGACGGTTCATCAAGCGCTAGTGATGAGAATACTAACCAACAG GAATCAGCTACAAACAAGAAGCGAAGCTTTGACCAGATGCTTGTTGATG GAGCCAATGCACAGAACAATTCTGCTGGTGCCATTTCTCAATCCCCTGTGCCTGGACAGCCTGCAACTAATCTTAATATTGGAATGGATTTATGGAATGCATCTTCTGGCGCCCCTGGAGCTGTTGCTACTTCGGCCATAATGGGACGTGAG GATGAACGTGAGCTAAAAAGACAGAAAAGAAAACAGTCTAACCGAGAGTCAGCTAGGAGGTCAAGACTACGCAAGCAG GCTGAGTGTGAGGAGTTACAAAAGAGGGTGGAAATGCTGGGAAATGAGAATCAAACTCTTAGAGAAGAGCTCCGGAAACTTTCTGAAGAATGCGAGAAGCTTACATCTGAAAATAGTTCTATTAAG GAAGAGTTGGACCGGTTGTGTGGGCCAGAAACAGTTGCTAACCTTGGATGA
- the LOC130711511 gene encoding scarecrow-like protein 15: MRVPVSSSSSSTQANTSKLAQNVILHTTPPNPNTINNNNQNLCYEPKSVLDLCRSPSPEKKTTAPKPEPDEQQHSIEEQLEDHVLPNLDWWDSIMKDLGLHDDSTTPLLKTNSDSSSLNSNPCLPEIYPNQPFDQPQDFTSLSEIYSNQSLAYNFTNTTTPSPSLDPSIHDFNPQTHNNNWDFIEELIRAADCFDSNQLQLAQAILERLNQRLRSPSGKPLHRAAFHFKDALQSLLSGSNRTNAPPRLSSMAEIVQSIRIFKAFSGISPIPMFSIFTTNQALLEALHGSLFMHVVDFEIGLGIQYASLMKEIAEKVGAGSGSATLLRITAVVPEECAVESRLVRENLNQFANDVGIRVQVDFVPLRTFESVSFKAVRFVDGEKTAVLLSPAIFIRLSAGASGGNGIAAFLADVRRISPGVVVFVDGEGWTEAAAASSFRRGVVNSLEFYSMMLESLDASVAAGGGGDWARRIEMLLLRPKIFAAVEAAGRRSPPWREAFYGAGMRPVQLSQFADFQAECLLAKVQIRGFHVAKRQAELVLFWHERAMVATSAWRC, encoded by the coding sequence ATGAGAGTTCCCgtatcctcatcatcatcatctacaCAAGCCAACACATCAAAACTCGCCCAAAACGTGATCCTCCACACCACCCCTCCTAATCCCAAcaccatcaacaacaacaatcaaaaccTGTGCTACGAGCCCAAATCAGTGCTTGATCTTTGTCGTAGTCCAAGTCCTGAGAAGAAAACCACTGCTCCAAAGCCAGAACCAGACGAACAACAACATAGTATAGAAGAACAATTGGAAGATCATGTGTTGCCTAATTTGGACTGGTGGGATTCCATAATGAAGGATTTGGGTTTACACGACGATTCTACAACACCCCTTTTGAAGACTAATTCTGATAGTTCTTCTCTTAATTCCAATCCATGCCTCCCTGAAATTTACCCAAACCAACCCTTTGATCAACCTCAAGACTTCACCAGCCTCTCTGAAATTTACTCCAATCAAAGCCTGGCCTATAAtttcaccaacaccaccaccccTAGCCCCAGTTTAGACCCTTCAATTCATGACTTCAACCCACAAACACACAACAACAATTGGGATTTCATCGAAGAGCTAATCCGCGCCGCGGATTGCTTCGATAGCAACCAGCTCCAGCTCGCTCAAGCGATACTGGAGCGGCTCAACCAACGGCTTAGATCGCCGTCGGGTAAGCCGCTCCATAGAGCCGCTTTCCACTTCAAAGATGCTCTGCAATCGCTTTTGTCCGGCTCGAACCGGACAAATGCACCGCCAAGGCTTTCATCCATGGCGGAGATTGTGCAGAGCATCAGGATCTTCAAGGCCTTTTCAGGAATTTCACCGATCCCGATGTTTTCCATCTTTACCACCAATCAAGCTCTGCTTGAAGCGCTTCATGGTTCTTTGTTCATGCACGTTGTGGATTTCGAGATCGGCCTCGGAATCCAGTACGCTTCTCTCATGAAGGAGATCGCCGAGAAGGTCGGTGCGGGGAGTGGCTCCGCCACGCTCCTCCGCATCACCGCCGTGGTTCCGGAAGAGTGCGCCGTGGAGAGCCGACTCGTTCGGGAGAATCTCAACCAGTTCGCGAACGATGTCGGAATCCGCGTCCAGGTCGACTTCGTTCCGCTCCGGACCTTTGAATCGGTGTCGTTTAAGGCCGTCAGGTTCGTCGACGGCGAGAAGACCGCCGTGCTGTTGTCACCGGCGATTTTCATCCGCCTCAGTGCCGGAGCCAGCGGAGGAAATGGAATCGCGGCGTTTCTCGCCGACGTGCGGAGGATATCTCCAGGCGTGGTGGTGTTCGTCGACGGCGAGGGATGGACGGAGGCGGCGGCAGCGTCATCATTCCGCCGCGGCGTGGTAAACAGCCTGGAGTTCTACTCGATGATGCTGGAGTCCTTGGATGCTTCGGTCGCGGCGGGAGGAGGTGGCGACTGGGCGCGGAGGATAGAGATGCTTCTACTGCGTCCGAAGATCTTCGCGGCGGTGGAAGCTGCCGGAAGAAGGTCTCCGCCGTGGCGAGAGGCGTTTTACGGCGCCGGGATGAGGCCGGTGCAGTTGAGCCAGTTCGCGGATTTTCAGGCGGAGTGTTTGTTAGCGAAGGTGCAGATCAGGGGGTTCCACGTGGCGAAACGGCAGGCTGAGTTGGTGCTTTTCTGGCATGAGCGGGCCATGGTTGCCACGTCAGCTTGGCGGTGTTAG